A genomic region of Stigmatopora nigra isolate UIUO_SnigA chromosome 16, RoL_Snig_1.1, whole genome shotgun sequence contains the following coding sequences:
- the uba5 gene encoding ubiquitin-like modifier-activating enzyme 5 isoform X1 codes for MATLLNELKLRVRELENELIKCRQKQCAAEQLYRPKIETMSAEVVDSNPYSRLMALKRMGIVDNYENIRTFAVAVVGVGGVGSVTAEMLTRCGIGKLLLFDYDKVELANMNRLFFQPHQAGLSKVEAAEHTLRNINPDVSFETHNYNITTLDNFNHFMERLSHGGLKDGKPVDLVLSCVDNFEARMAINTACNELGQTWMESGVSENAVSGHIQLINPGETACFACAPPLVVAANIDEKTLKKEGVCAASLPTTMGVVAGILVQNVLKYLLKFGRVSYYLGYNAMQDFFPSMSMKPNPQCNDRHCRTQQEVYKAKEAERPKVEEVQEEEEEVVHEENEWGIELVSEDANEDTQESAACVPDLPEGISVAYTIPASNKSDGEMVEETEQSLEELMAQMKKL; via the exons ATGGCGACGTTACTAAACGAACTAAAGCTCCGCGTGAGGGAGTTAGAGAATGAACTAATCAAATGTAGGCAAAAACAATGCGCAGCTGAGCAGCTCTACAGACCCAAAATTGAAACGATGAGCGCAGAAGTTGTTGATTCCAACCCTTACAG TCGCCTGATGGCTTTGAAGAGAATGGGAATCGTGGATAATTATGAG AACATCCGGACTTTTGCAGTCGCCGTGGTAGGAGTCGGGGGAGTGGGCAGCGTAACAGCCGAAATGCTTACTAGATGTGGCATTGGTAAg ttgctGCTGTTCGATTATGACAAAGTGGAGCTGGCCAATATGAACCGACTCTTCTTCCAACCTCATCAGGCCGGGCTTAGCAAGGTGGAGGCTGCAGAACACACACTGAG AAACATCAATCCGGATGTGTCATTTGAGACACACAACTATAACATCACCACCCTGGACAATTTCAATCACTTTATGGAACGTTTAAG TCATGGAGGCCTAAAAGATGGCAAACCTGTGGATTTAGTTTTAAGCTGTGTGGACAACTTTGAAGCCCGAATGGCTATCAATacg GCCTGTAATGAACTGGGACAAACATGGATGGAGTCTGGGGTCAGTGAGAATGCCGTATCGGGACATATACAGCTCATCAATCCAGGAGAAACTGCATGTTTTGCT tgTGCACCTCCTTTGGTGGTGGCGGCCAACATTGATGAGAAGACCCTGAAAAAGGAAGGCGTGTGTGCTGCTAGTTTGCCCACCACGATGGGCGTCGTCGCTGGTATCCTTGTCCAAAATGTCCTCAA GTACTTGTTAAAATTTGGTCGTGTCAGCTACTACCTGGGCTACAACGCCATGCAAGACTTCTTCCCCAGCATGTCCATGAAACCCAACCCACAGTGCAACGACCGCCACTGCAGGACACAGCAAGAAGTATACAAG GCGAAAGAAGCAGAACGACCCAAAGTTGAGGAGGtccaggaagaagaagaggaggtaGTTCATGAAGAGAACGAATGGGGAATTGAACTTGTTTCAGAGGATGCCAATGAGGATACACAGGAATCAGCGGCTTGTGTTCCTGACCTCCCTGAAGGCATCAGTGTTGCATACACCATCCCAGCTTCG AATAAAAGTGATGGAGAGATGGTGGAAGAGACAGAGCAGAGTCTGGAGGAACTGATGGCTCAGATGAAAAAGTTGTAA
- the uba5 gene encoding ubiquitin-like modifier-activating enzyme 5 isoform X2 — translation MNRLFFQPHQAGLSKVEAAEHTLRNINPDVSFETHNYNITTLDNFNHFMERLSHGGLKDGKPVDLVLSCVDNFEARMAINTACNELGQTWMESGVSENAVSGHIQLINPGETACFACAPPLVVAANIDEKTLKKEGVCAASLPTTMGVVAGILVQNVLKYLLKFGRVSYYLGYNAMQDFFPSMSMKPNPQCNDRHCRTQQEVYKAKEAERPKVEEVQEEEEEVVHEENEWGIELVSEDANEDTQESAACVPDLPEGISVAYTIPASNKSDGEMVEETEQSLEELMAQMKKL, via the exons ATGAACCGACTCTTCTTCCAACCTCATCAGGCCGGGCTTAGCAAGGTGGAGGCTGCAGAACACACACTGAG AAACATCAATCCGGATGTGTCATTTGAGACACACAACTATAACATCACCACCCTGGACAATTTCAATCACTTTATGGAACGTTTAAG TCATGGAGGCCTAAAAGATGGCAAACCTGTGGATTTAGTTTTAAGCTGTGTGGACAACTTTGAAGCCCGAATGGCTATCAATacg GCCTGTAATGAACTGGGACAAACATGGATGGAGTCTGGGGTCAGTGAGAATGCCGTATCGGGACATATACAGCTCATCAATCCAGGAGAAACTGCATGTTTTGCT tgTGCACCTCCTTTGGTGGTGGCGGCCAACATTGATGAGAAGACCCTGAAAAAGGAAGGCGTGTGTGCTGCTAGTTTGCCCACCACGATGGGCGTCGTCGCTGGTATCCTTGTCCAAAATGTCCTCAA GTACTTGTTAAAATTTGGTCGTGTCAGCTACTACCTGGGCTACAACGCCATGCAAGACTTCTTCCCCAGCATGTCCATGAAACCCAACCCACAGTGCAACGACCGCCACTGCAGGACACAGCAAGAAGTATACAAG GCGAAAGAAGCAGAACGACCCAAAGTTGAGGAGGtccaggaagaagaagaggaggtaGTTCATGAAGAGAACGAATGGGGAATTGAACTTGTTTCAGAGGATGCCAATGAGGATACACAGGAATCAGCGGCTTGTGTTCCTGACCTCCCTGAAGGCATCAGTGTTGCATACACCATCCCAGCTTCG AATAAAAGTGATGGAGAGATGGTGGAAGAGACAGAGCAGAGTCTGGAGGAACTGATGGCTCAGATGAAAAAGTTGTAA